The genome window gcagcattggtgagcataagagacttccaaaaacatttttaacacatttatcgaaatgttttatatttactacTTCATATAATATAACAACACATAGCAAAGCTGGCATCAGGTATCATCTGTTAAACTCATTAATTCTCTAATTTGAATCAAAGCAACAGGGGCCAAATGCTCTTATGTAACTCTGAAGGATTTAATGTCTTACCAATAGTGGGTCCCAAGCCAAACTGACTGATCATAGAGAAGCCGTAgagctaatttaaaaaaaaaaaaaaaaaaaaaaaaaaaaaaaaaaacacaaaccactGTCAATGGTGAGAGAAATGTGATACAACAAAGAGGCTTTAAATACACAGGCTCCCCTGCATTTGATCAACAGAATGACATACTGTGGGCGCTGCCAGCAGAAGCATCACAGCGCAAGTGGTGGCCCTCTTTTCCATCTTATCCGAGATCACTCCAGCCAGGATCCctcctatacacacacacacacaaacacttagGGGCTGTTCAtacacaacatgtttttgcattccTATGCACTGCTTTTCCATAGTTTTTCTGAGTAAACTTGAGGTAGAGAAATGAATTTGACTGTTGCGAAAGCGTCTGACACAACGTTAAAAAATTGCACCattaaactttttcttttttttttttctacaaattttttttttttttatttcactaacCTTTGTTGAGAATAGCCAATggcaaaagtttggggtcgggaatatttttaaatgttttgaaagaagactcttatgctcaccaaggcttcatttacagtatctcacagaagtgagtacacccctcacatttttgtaaatattttattatatcttttcatgtgacaacactgaagaaatgacactttgctacaatgtaaagtagtgagtgtacagcttgtataacagtgtaaatttgctgtcccctcaaaataactcaacacacagccattaatgtctaaaccgctggccacaaaagtgagtacacccctaagtgaaaatgtccaaattgggcccaaattgtcaatattttgtgtggccaccattattttccagcactgccttaaccctcttgggcatggagttcaccagagcttcacaggttgccactggagtcctcttccaatcctccatgacgacatcacggagctggtggatgttagagaccttgcgctcctccaatagggtttaggtctggagacatgcttggccagtccatcacctttaccctcagcttctttagcaaggcagtggtcatcttggaggtgtgtttggggtcgttatcatgttggaatactgccctgcggcccagtcccCAAacggaggggatcatgctctgcttcagtatgtccagtacatgttggcattcatggttccctcaatgaactgtagctccccagtgccggcagcactcatgcagccccagaccatgacactcccaccaccatgcttgactgtaggcaagacacacttgtctttgtactcctcacctggttgccgccacacacgcttgacaccatctgaaccaaataagtttatcttggtctcatcagaccacaggacatggttccagtaatccatgtcctttgtctgcttgtcttcagcaaactgtttgcgggctttcttgtgcatcatctttagaagaggcttccttctgggacaacaggcatgcagaccaatttgatgcagtgtgcggcgtatggtatgagcactgacaggctgaccccccaccccttcaacctctgcagcaatgctggcagcactcatacgtctatttcccaaactaaacctctggatatgacgctgagcacgtgcactcaacttctttggtcgaccatggcgaggcctgttctgagtggaacctgtcctgttaaaccactgtatggtcttggtcaccgtgctgcagctcagtttcagggtcttggcaatcttcttgtagcctacgccatctttatgtagagcaacaattctttttttcagatcctcagagagttctttgccatgaggtgccatgttgaacttccagtgaccagtatgagagagtgagagcgataacaccaaatttaacacacctgctccccattcacacctgagaccttgtaacactaacgagtcacatgacaccggggagagaaaatggctaactgggcccaatttggacattttcacttaggggtgtactcacttttgtggccagcggtttagacattaatggctgtgtgttgagttattttgaggggacagcaaatttgcactgttatacaagctgtacactcactactttacattgtagcaaagtgtcatttcttcagtgttgtcacatgaaaagatataataaaatatttacaaaaatgtgaggggtgtactcacttctgtgagatactgtatattatcaaaaatacagtcaacaggaataatgtgaaatattattacaatttaaaacaactgttttctatttgaatatattataaaatgtaatttattcctgtgatggcaaagctgaattttcagcatcattactccagtattgagtgtcacatgatccttcagaaatcattctaatatgctgatttactgctcaagaaacattcttttttttattaatgtagaaaacagttgtgatttctaatatttttgaggaaaccatgataaattttttcaggattctttgatgaatagaaagttcaaaaacatttatttgaaagagaaaacttgtggaacattataaatgtctttactgtcacttttgattactttataaagacattaatattgttaaaattcttactgaccccaaacctttgaatggtagcgtTGATAATGGTAGATTTATTTGAATGGTTAGCAGTTTTTGAATGGTTAACAGGACTGTTTCAcgtcatttaaatatttgagtGATGAagaaataacaaaaatacaaagcgGGATGTGTCCCAAACTAGTCAAGATGAGCAAGACCTTGTTAGGTCTGTTATGGGTGTTGTTAGACACATCACAATTTGTTGCATGAATAAAGAAAGCAACTGATGAGTGCTCACAGATGTGAAATCTGCTACTAATGCCCACTCCAAAtacaaatcataaaaaatgactAACAACTCTACTTACCAACAATGCCACCCACATCAAATAGAGTCGAAAGGTCTCCAGCTTTCTTGGCATCTAGGTGAGCTGAAAAACAGGAAATACACTGTAGTCACTGTGCCATagagagtgctgcagggatgattAGTGTGCCAAAACATGGAAATGAGTTAGCATCTTAGCACTTACAATTCCATCAATGCTGGAAATAGGGTCTGTGATTAACACAAGATattttacttgtcttgaaaaaggtggttactaacaagtggctaaatggaaATACAGAGATTGTCggggacattaaacatcatcacaCCAAAATACGTCATCACTACAGCACTCTATTAACCACCATCTCAAAATGTgcaaatatatacacaaaagGCATCACATAaccacataaataaatataacacaaCAGAAGAATCCAATGGCTGTAAGTCAGTGTGAGTTACCTGCTTTAGTGATGTAGAGGGGCAGCCAGAAGAGGAAGGTATAACTGACCAACTTGGCAAACAGCAGACAAAGAGAGAACTCCACAACTCCCTGCAAACACACAGCAGGAGAAACTTTAGTGATGCTGTAACACACGTTGACTGATGGACAGACGAATGGGCAGCACTCACAGGAATGCGTAAAGCTCCCATGAAGCTGATGGCTGACGGTTCTGCCTCACTCTTCACCACCACCACCTGCTGCACGGGGACACACACGCCAATGCTCTCCTGTCCCAGCAGAAGCTCTGTGTCCCAGCTCTAACAAACAGGAGGAGCGGACAATGAAATATCACAAGTAATACTTCTAAAGGATTGGCACAGTAAAATATACATTGAGACAATGAGGTGGACTAACCTGTGCTTTAGCTCCTGGCTTGTACTGCAAGTAAAGGTCTTTATGTCCGTTAACACCATTCCAGCTTTTATGAGGCTTCTGAGCGAAAATAATATGAGTTCAGTGTCATATTTACAAACAGAACAACACCTAATCACAACAAAGGGAACAACACCTAGACTGGGTGTATTCagaatatattcattatattaattattttgtgttatataaTAACGCAAGACACATGGGTAGTTGAATTTTGCGGACcacttaaaatgttattaaatgtgcCAATTAATTAATCTCAAATTAACTGCACaacaaatttggctgagaaattccCACCAAAAGAtcttttaaagtcattattgtgctaaatgagaaaagcatcaaacagacattacaaaagcagctttaaaatgaattatattattttattcaacatagaatttattacacaaactttttaGGCTACAAtggccatgattttttttccagatgcTGCATCTGAATTGTTATTTAGACATATTTACAGACCGTTTATTGCAGCTCAGAGATGGcatgaatgcatttacactgcaattacAATTGCATAATTAGAGTTTTAAATGGggattaaagggacagttcaccccaaaaatgttattttgaagtatattttgatattttgaagaatgttggcaaCCAAACTGTTTTGGTTACCACTGAGTTCCACtgtatggaaaaaaacaaaatactaagACATTTCTCAGATTATCTTCTATGTTTCACAGAATAAAGTAAGTCATACAAGCTGGAAACGACacgagggagagtaaatgttgacagaattttaattttggggtgaactatccctttaattttttttttttttttttggatgaaaatatgaaatatatataaatagattaTAAAGGACCCAACAGGAAATAATTGTATGAAAtctgaatatataaaaatgctgaatataaagttagaaagtaaggtctaaaatataaatgtaattccAAAAATGTAGTTATATGAGTCTaaatataaagatatttatacatttgattaGGCATATTGATAGATAAGTTCCTAATATATAGAAGAATATGAATATTTCTACTTTTTACTTTTGTCACACcctgaaaaaaagtgaaatcacaaagttgattaaaaaaactgaaatgatGACAAGTTacagaatgaaaaaaacaacacatttactTTCCTTACACAAACAGTTTTCACCTAAAACCTTGATGTTGAAAAAAAGGTTTCCATTTGTCAACTACCAACATACTGCATATCAAAAGGCtaaacatttgaatatatttccaTTCAGTACATCTGCTGTAAGTATTATTCCCTCTTGCAGCATGTTTCCTCTTGTTTTTGTCCACTCTAGAGGGCTAGAGAAAGATACTCTGGTTTAACACCTCCTAAATTGCAATTAATTAATCGCTATGAATATTTAAGAATCCAAGAGGCATTAGTGTAAACAATGACACAGAATCAAGAATTATGCAGCTGCAAGCTGTAAAGTGTTTGAAGTTGCTCTTGAATTTGATTAATTCCTCCTCCACAGACAAATTGAGGAAAAGAGGCGTCAATCTACATTTCCTTTTGCGGTCACCCCCTTCCTTTAACCCTAATGTCTCTGTTACTCCTGATTAGCCACTCCTCCTGAATCAAAATCAATCTAATGAAGCATTTCAGAAATGTGAACTCTCCGATGGTCGAAGAGCACCTCACGCTCTACTGAGACTCGCAGGTGTACGCATCACAGGGCCGTTGCCATAGTGACTGCTGTAGAGCATGAATGAGTCATGTTATCTAACCAACCCTACCTCAGACTGCTGGGAAAAGACATTAACTTATGGGAAGATGACACAGACATTGTCTGTTTGATTCTCTGTCAGGCTTTGTTCAGACCAGTagcaaaaatctgatttttgagacttaaattaaattttctgTCAACTGAACCGCAACAAACATACAGAACCTGATATTTACAAGCCCAATACAAACCACATCCACTGATTTTTTGGAATGAGTCACCAGATATTgataaaactgcaaaaaaacagaacagattCCCTTGCCTGCAAAATTACAGTGCGGAATTGTAATTCCTGACTCTGAGAGACCGGATTTTAAACCCACATTGGATTTGAGTACTGTTTGAACAAAGCCTTGAAgtaaactactgtttaaaagtttggggttggtaagatttaatgtttttgtaagaagtctaatactgtgaaacattattactatttaaaataactgttttctattttaatacattttaaaatgtaatttattcctgtgatgcaaagctgaatttttagcatcattactccagtcttcagtgtcacatgatccttcagaaatcattctaatatgatgatttgatgctcaatgttgaaaacagttgtgttgcttcatatttttgtggaaaatcatgtttttttcaggattgtttgatgaatagaaagttcaaaagaacagcgtgtatttgaaatagaaatttcctgtaacattataaaaatgtctgtattgtcatttttgaccagtttaatgcatccctgctgaataaaagtatttaatttctatcaaaaataaataaataaataaataaataaataaataaataaatcgcactgaccccaaactttgcgATGgttatacagtacatacagtacattcacAAAGAGCAATATGACTAAATAAACGTTGGACTAACCTGATTGCTTGGAGCTGAGTTCTGGGCACTGGCGGTCTTCAGATCATTAGGGTCTGGAGATACAGAAGCGTTCGCATCAAAAACCCATCAACCATCTCGAACAGCGCTTTGTGTCAAATTTGCACCCAGACAcacattcacaaataaataagagGTAAATAGAGGTCATAAATAGAGGTCATATTCACTTACGCTCTATTAGAAAGAAGAAGCAGATGACCCCCATGACCGCGATGATAACTCCAGGGACGATGAAGGACAGACCCCAGTTAGAGGAGACATAATATCCAGCAATCAAAGAGCCCAGAATGTTGCCCACCGATGTGTGAGAGTTCCACAGACCCATGATGAGGCCTCTCCTGATATcacaacaaaatcaaacacGAGATCTTTTACAATTTAGAGTGTGTAAAGAGCAGATAAGAGGATAAGCATTCCTCATCTCGAGAGTCTGAGATAAATGACAACACTGCATGCTCATGTTTAGACAGATTTATCGAGTTTATAATGCTATGTTAGTGGAAAAAGTAGTGCCTCTTACCTGCCCTTGCCAAACCAGTTACCAATGCAAGTCACGACACTTGGCCAACCAGTGGTCTGAACCAATCCATTGGCCACCTagagacaaaacaaaatagGAGAGAATGCTGAATAAAAACTGAACGAATCCGTACATAAATAATTAAgtgtcattttgttgtttacgtacactaccattcaaagtctggggtcagatttgttttgttttgttttttcaaagaaattaatacttttactcagcaaggacacattcatttgatcaaaagtgaccgtaaagacatttataatgttacaaatatttctatttcaaacaaatgctgttcgtttgaactttctattcatcagaaaatcctgaaaaaatttatCACAGTTCCACAAATATATCAAGtagttgttttcattatttataataaacagaaatgttttttgagcagtgaatcagcatattagaatgatttctgaaggttcatgtgacactgaagactggagtaatgatgctgaaaattcagctttggtcacaggcataaataacattttaaaatatgttaaaatataaaacacaatattatcacaatattactgtttttactgtatttttgaccaaataaatgtagcgttg of Ctenopharyngodon idella isolate HZGC_01 chromosome 9, HZGC01, whole genome shotgun sequence contains these proteins:
- the slc37a1 gene encoding glucose-6-phosphate exchanger SLC37A1; the encoded protein is MAPVPPGIRFLASFNRDQWYKAFTFALTFLLYTSFHLSRKPISIVKSELHKNCSHVMEVPTEGSQQPRLHPELDCSWKPFDRNNYKQLLGAMDYSFLCAYAIGMYLSGIIGERLPIRLYLTVGMLTSGLFTCLFGLGYIYDIHSLGFYIFVQVANGLVQTTGWPSVVTCIGNWFGKGRRGLIMGLWNSHTSVGNILGSLIAGYYVSSNWGLSFIVPGVIIAVMGVICFFFLIEHPNDLKTASAQNSAPSNQKPHKSWNGVNGHKDLYLQYKPGAKAQSWDTELLLGQESIGVCVPVQQVVVVKSEAEPSAISFMGALRIPGVVEFSLCLLFAKLVSYTFLFWLPLYITKAAHLDAKKAGDLSTLFDVGGIVGGILAGVISDKMEKRATTCAVMLLLAAPTLYGFSMISQFGLGPTIGMLLVCGGLVNGPYALITTAVSADLGTHKSLKGNARALSTVTAIIDGTGSVGAAVGPLLAGLLSAQGWDQVFYMLMTADFLALLLLLRLVMKELRSHRSRPGVAVELKEH